The following are encoded in a window of Camelus ferus isolate YT-003-E chromosome 20, BCGSAC_Cfer_1.0, whole genome shotgun sequence genomic DNA:
- the LOC116658306 gene encoding collagen alpha-1(I) chain-like, protein MGGSKSPECKFPCPVRPRRGGLGCPGPRGPRARPPAEGGNGSGRRGLAGRTLTPPHRGARGSWEPGLRNPGASRRLQGRQAGRSRVPGAVSPGRHSAKARQRCSLGTQSESGKVPGNPRTALRAGEWAALVGRSPSCGLCF, encoded by the exons ATGGGAGGTAGTAAGAGCCCAGAATGTAAGTTCCCTTGCCCCGTGCGCCCTCGGAGGGGGGGCCTGGGCTGTCCCGGTCCCCGGGGGCCCCGAGCGCGGCCCCCGGCGGAAGGCGGGAACGGGAGCGGCCGGCGCGGCCTGGCAGGAAGGACACTGACCCCGCCCCACCGGGGCGCCCGGGGCTCCTGGGAACCCGGCCTGCGCAACCCCGGGGCCTCGAGGAGGCTGCAAGGAAGACAGGCCGGCCGGAGCCGCGTCCCGGGCGCTGTCTCTCCGGGCCGTCACAGCGCAAAAGCCCGACAGAG ATGCAGTCTGGGGACCCAATCGGAGTCTGGGAAGGTACCCGGGAACCCTCGGACTGCCCTAAGGGCTGGTGAGTGGGCGGCGCTGGTGGGGAGGTCACCCTCCTGCGGACTCTGTTTCTAG
- the MMUT gene encoding methylmalonyl-CoA mutase, mitochondrial encodes MLRAKTHLFWLSPHHLKQLTESSGSQLAWPRLLHQQQPLHPEWAALAKKQLKGKNPEELIWHTPEGISIKPLYSSRDTKDLPEELPGVKPFTRGPYPTMYTYRPWTIRQYAGFSTVEESNKFYKDNIKAGQQGLSVAFDLATHRGYDSDNPRVRGDVGMAGVAIDTVEDTKILFDEIPLEKMSVSMTMNGAVIPVLATFIVTGEEQGVPKEKLTGTIQNDILKEFMVRNTYIFPPEPSMKIIADIFQYTAKHMPKFNSISISGYHMQEAGADAILELAYTIADGLEYCRTGLQAGLTIDEFAPRLSFFWGIGMNFYMEIAKMRAGRRLWAHLIEKMFQPKNSKSLLLRAHCQTSGWSLTEQDPYNNIIRTTVEAMAAVFGGTQSLHTNSFDEALGLPTVKSARIARNTQIIIQEESGIPKVADPWGGSYMMESLTNDVYDAALKVINEIEEMGGMAKAVAEGIPKLRIEECAARRQARIDSGSEVIVGVNKYQLEKEESVDVLAIDNTSVRNKQIEKLKKVKSSRDQALAERCLAALTACAASGDGNILALAVDAARARCTVGEITDAMKKVFGEHKATDRMVSGAYLQEFGESKEIAFAVKRVHKFMEREGRRPRLLVAKMGQDGHDRGAKVIATGFADLGFDVDIGPLFQTPREVAQQAVDADVHTVGVSTLAAGHKTLVPELIKELHALGRPDILVTCGGVIPPQDYEFLFEAGVAKIFGPGTRIPKAAVQVLDDIEKCLEKKQQSM; translated from the exons ATGTTGAGGGCCAAGACTCATCTTTTTTGGCTTTCACCTCATCACCTGAAGCAGCTCACAGAGTCATCAGGCTCCCAACTTGCATGGCCACGACTTCTGCACCAGCAACAACCCCTTCACCCAGAGTGGGCTGCCTTGGCTAAAAAGCAGCTGAAAGGCAAAAACCCAGAAGAACTAATATGGCACACCCCAGAGGGGATCTCCATCAAGCCCTTATATTCCAGCAGGGATACCAAAGACCTCCCTGAAGAACTTCCAGGAGTGAAGCCATTCACGCGCGGACCATATCCCACCATGTACACCTATAGGCCCTGGACCATCCGCCAGTATGCTGGGTTTAGTACCGTGGAAGAGAGCAATAAGTTCTATAAGGACAATATTAAGG cTGGTCAGCAGGGGTTATCAGTTGCCTTTGATCTAGCAACACATCGTGGCTATGATTCAGACAACCCTCGAGTTCGTGGTGATGTTGGAATGGCTGGAGTTGCTATTGACACTGTAGAAGATACCAAAATTCTTTTTGATGAAATTCCTTTAGAAAAAATGTCAGTTTCCATGACCATGAATGGAGCAGTTATTCCAGTTCTTGCAACTTTTATAGTAACTGGAGAAGAGCAAGGTGTACCTAAGGAGAAGCTTACTGGTACAATCCAAAACGATATACTGAAGGAGTTTATGGTCAGAAATACGTACATTTTCCCTCCAGAACCATCCATGAAAATCATTGCTGACATCTTCCAATATACAGCAAAG cacATGccaaaatttaattcaatttcaaTTAGTGGATACCATATGCAGGAAGCTGGGGCTGATGCCATTCTGGAGCTGGCCTATACTATCGCAGATGGGTTGGAATACTGTAGAACTGGACTCCAGGCTGGCCTAACAATTGATGAATTTGCACCACG GTTGTCTTTCTTCTGGGGAATTGGGATGAACTTTTATATGGAAATAGCAAAAATGAGAGCTGGGAGAAGACTCTGGGCTCACTTaatagagaaaatgtttcagcCTAAAAACTCTAAATCTCTTCTTCTAAGAGCACATTGTCAGACATCAGGATGGTCACTTACTGAGCAa GATCCCTACAACAACATCATTCGTACCACAGTAGAAGCAATGGCCGCGGTGTTTGGAGGGACTCAGTCTTTGCACACAAATTCTTTTGATGAAGCCCTGGGTTTGCCAACTGTGAAAAGTGCTCGAATTGCCAGGAACACACAAATCATTATTCAAGAAGAATCTGGGATTCCTAAAGTGGCTGATCCTTGGGGAGGTTCATACATGATGGAATCTCTCACAAATGACGTTTATGATGCTGCCTTGAAG gtCATTAATGAAATTGAAGAGATGGGTGGAATGGCCAAAGCTGTTGCGGAGGGAATACCTAAACTTCGGATTGAAGAATGTGCTGCCCGAAGACAAGCTAGAATAGATTCTG GTTCTGAAGTAATTGTCGGAGTAAATAAGTATCAGTTGGAAAAAGAAGAATCTGTGGATGTTCTGGCAATCGATAATACTTCAGTGCGCAACAAGCAGATTGAAAAGCTTAAGAAG GTCAAATCCAGCAGGGATCAAGCTTTGGCCGAACGATGTCTTGCGGCCCTGACTGCATGTGCCGCCAGTGGCGATGGGAATATCCTCGCTCTTGCAGTAGATGCAGCCCGTGCAAG GTGTACTGTTGGAGAAATCACAGATGCAATGAAAAAGGTATTTGGTGAACATAAAGCGACTGACCGTATGGTGAGCGGAGCCTACCTCCAGGAATTTGGAGAGAGTAAAGAGATAGCATTTGCTGTTAAGAG gGTTCATAAATTCATGGAACGTGAAGGTCGCAGACCTCGTCTTCTTGTGGCAAAAATGGGACAAGATGGACATGACAGAGGAGCGAAAGTTATCGCTACAGGGTTTGCTGATCTGGGGTTTGATGTGGATATTGGTCCTCTTTTTCAG ACTCCGCGGGAAGTGGCCCAGCAGGCTGTGGATGCAGATGTGCACACTGTGGGAGTGAGCACGCTCGCTGCTGGGCACAAAACCCTAGTTCCCGAGCTCATCAAGGAGCTTCACGCCCTCGGACGGCCAGATATCCTTGTCACGTGTGGAGGGGTGATACCACCGCAG GATTATGAATTTCTGTTTGAAGCTGGTGTTGCCAAAATATTTGGTCCTGGGACTCGAATTCCAAAGGCTGCTGTTCAAGTGCTTGATGACATTGAGAAGTGTCTGGAAAAGAAGCAGCAATCTATGTAA